The nucleotide window GCTCAGAAGCTTGAAAAGATCTCCTTTGAGGAGATGCTGGAGCTCGCAGCTGTGGGTTCCAAGATTTTGGTGCTTCGAAGCGTGGAGTATGCGCGCGCTTTTGATGTGCCGATTCGAGTTCGTTCTTCGTACAGCAATGACCCCGGCACGTTGGTTGCCGGTTCGATGGAGGAGATCCCCGTGGAAGAAGCAACCCTGGTTGGCGTAGCCACCGATACGTCCGAGGCAAAGGTGACCGTTCTGGGTATTCCGGACACGGTGGGGGAGGCTGCGAAGCTTTTCCGTGTTCTTGCGGACAATGAGATCAACATCGATATGGTGTTGCAGAATGTGTCTTCGCTGGAGGACAACCGCACGGATATTACCTTTACGTGCCCGCGTGCCGATGGGCCGCGTGCGATGGAGTTGCTGAAGCGCTTGCAGTCGGAGGGCACGTGCGAGAACTTGCTGTATGACGATCAGATTGGCAAGGTGTCGCTGATTGGTGCGGGCATGAAGTCTCACCCGGGGGTTACTGCGGTGTTCTGCGAGGCTTTGCGTGATGCGGGTGTGAACATTGAGTTGATTTCGACGTCTGAGATCCGCATTTCTGTGATCTTGCGTGAGGCGGATGTGAAGACTGCTGCGAAGACTTTGCATGATGCTTTCGAGCTGGGTGGCGAGGAAGAAGCCACCGTTTACGCTGGTACGGGCCGTTAAAGGGAGCTGCTGTTATGACTACTATTGCTGTTGTTGGCGCTACCGGCCAGGTGGGTCGCGTGATGCGTACCTTGCTGGAGGAGCGTGATTTTCCGGCGGATACGGTGCGTTTCTTTTCGTCTCCCCGTTCGGCTGGGCAGTCGTTGTCTTTCCGTGGCGAGGACATCGTTGTTGAGGATGTGACGGCTCAGACTGTTGAGTCTTTGCAGGGTATTGACATCGCGGTGTTTTCTGCTGGCGGTGCGGCTTCGCGTGAGTTTGCGCCGTTGTTTGCGCAGGCTGGTGCTCGTGTGGTGGATAATTCTTCGGCGTGGCGTAAGGATCCTGAGGTTCCTTTGGTTGTGTCGGAGGTGAACCCGGAGGCTCTGAATGAGGTGCCGAAGGGCATTATTGCGAATCCGAACTGCACGACGATGGCTGCGATGCCTGTGTTGAAGCCGCTTCATGACGCCGCGGGGCTTGTTCGTCTACATGTGTCTAGCTACCAGGCGGTTTCTGGTTCTGGTTTGGCTGGTGTGGAGACGTTGGCGAAGCAGGTTGCGGAGATCGGTGATCGTAATGTGGAGCTGACGCATGATGGTTCTGTCATGCGCGAGACTGTGACGGATTCTGAGTTTGGCCCTTATGTTGCTCCGATTGCGTTTAATGCATTGCCGTTTGCTGGCAATTTGGTTGATGATGGGTCTTTGGAGACTGATGAGGAGCAGAAGCTTCGTAATGAGTCTCGGAAGATTCTTGGTTTGCCGGATTTGAAGGTTGCTGGCACCTGTGTGCGTGTGCCTGTTTTTACTGGTCATACGTTGACGATTCACGCTGAGTTTGAGCGTGCGATTACCCCTGAACAGGCAGTTAAGGTGCTTAATGGCGCCGCGGGGGTTGAGGTTGTGGATGTTCCGACGCCGTTGGATGCTGCGGGGAAGGACCCGTCATTGGTGGGTCGTATTCGTCAGGATCAGTCGGTGGATGACAACAAGGGTTTGGTGCTTGTTGTTTCTGGTGACAACCTGCGCAAGGGTGC belongs to Corynebacterium argentoratense DSM 44202 and includes:
- a CDS encoding aspartate-semialdehyde dehydrogenase — encoded protein: MTTIAVVGATGQVGRVMRTLLEERDFPADTVRFFSSPRSAGQSLSFRGEDIVVEDVTAQTVESLQGIDIAVFSAGGAASREFAPLFAQAGARVVDNSSAWRKDPEVPLVVSEVNPEALNEVPKGIIANPNCTTMAAMPVLKPLHDAAGLVRLHVSSYQAVSGSGLAGVETLAKQVAEIGDRNVELTHDGSVMRETVTDSEFGPYVAPIAFNALPFAGNLVDDGSLETDEEQKLRNESRKILGLPDLKVAGTCVRVPVFTGHTLTIHAEFERAITPEQAVKVLNGAAGVEVVDVPTPLDAAGKDPSLVGRIRQDQSVDDNKGLVLVVSGDNLRKGAALNTIQIAELLVR
- a CDS encoding aspartate kinase, encoding MALIVQKYGGSSLESPERIRSVAERIVATKKRGHDVVVVCSAMGDTTDELLDLAAAVNPVPPAREMDMLLTAGERISNALVAMAIESYGAKAQSFTGSQAGVLTTERHGNARIVDVTPERVREALDEGKICLVAGFQGVNKDTRDVTTLGRGGSDTTAVALAAALKADVCEIYSDVDGVYTADPRIVPNAQKLEKISFEEMLELAAVGSKILVLRSVEYARAFDVPIRVRSSYSNDPGTLVAGSMEEIPVEEATLVGVATDTSEAKVTVLGIPDTVGEAAKLFRVLADNEINIDMVLQNVSSLEDNRTDITFTCPRADGPRAMELLKRLQSEGTCENLLYDDQIGKVSLIGAGMKSHPGVTAVFCEALRDAGVNIELISTSEIRISVILREADVKTAAKTLHDAFELGGEEEATVYAGTGR